One Oryza sativa Japonica Group chromosome 8, ASM3414082v1 DNA window includes the following coding sequences:
- the LOC4345238 gene encoding uncharacterized protein encodes MWRRASHLLRATATATATAVSRRVPHPHPAPATAISTVLPAPKLASSLSYATQAAAAAAVPAARAPRTVGSLLRLNDLRDNPGARKQKTRKGRGIGSGKGKTAGRGHKGQKARGTARFGFEGGQTPLRRRLPRRGFKNRFSLTFQPCGLGKIAKLINAGKIDSSELITMKTLKDTGAIGKQIKDGIRLMGRGAEEIKWPIHLEVSRTTARAKAAVEAAGGTVRLVYYNNLGFRALLKPEWFAKKGRLLPKAARPPPKQRDKVDSIGRLPAPTKPLPFTPEELEFAAKREAARVIA; translated from the exons ATGTGGCGCCGCGcctcccacctcctccgcgccaccgccaccgccaccgccaccgcggtCTCCCGCCGCGTCCCTCACCCACATCCCGCCCCCGCAACCGCAATCTCCACCGTTCTGCCCGCCCCAAAGCTCGCCTCATCCTTATCCTACGCCACCcaagccgcggcggcggcggccgtgccggcggcgagggccccGAGAACGGTGGGGAGTCTGCTGCGGCTCAACGACCTGAGGGACAATCCGGGGGCGCGGAAGCAGAAGACCCGGAAGGGCCGAGGGATCGGCTCCGGGAAGGGCAAGACGGCTGGCCGCGGCCACAAGGGGCAGAAGGCGCGGGGCACCGCCAGATTCGGCTTCGAGGGCGGCCAGACCccgctccgtcgccgcctcccccgtCGCGGCTTCAAGAACCGCTTCTCTCTGACGTTTCAG CCATGTGGTCTGgggaaaattgcaaagctcATCAACGCTGGAAAAATTGATTCCTCTGAATTGATCACAATGAAGACACTGAAG GATACAGGTGCTATTGGAAAACAAATAAAGGATGGAATTCGACTAATGGGCCGTGGAGCAGAGGAAATTAAATGGCCAATCCACCTTGAG GTATCAAGGACAACTGCTAGGGCAAAAGCTGCAGTTGAAGCAGCTGGTGGAACGGTAAGACTGGTGTACTATAATAACCTTGGATTCAGGGCACTTCTCAAGCCCGAGTGGTTTGCAAAGAAAGGCCGACTTTTACCTAAAGCAGCAAGGCCCCCACCCAAGCAACGAGACAAGGTTGATAGCATTGGCCGCCTGCCTGCCCCAACAAAGCCGCTTCCCTTCACACCAGAAGAATtggaatttgcagcaaaacgtGAAGCTGCTCGAGTGATTGCGTAG